The genomic segment GGCCTCAAACGCTTTTGTTAAAACCGCCCGGTGCTGGGCAACCTTGAAGGGTTCGCCCAAGGGATGGCCGAAGGGCCATTTTAAAAAGATGCTGCGGGGCGGTTTTACTTTTTCAGTATAATTTCTCACGATGGTAATGCCGATGGTGGGTATGCCGGCTTTTTCAATTTCGCGCTGGATCAATCCGACGGATTGATTGCATATGGCTCAGCCCGGCGTCAGCAGAGCGATATCCGTAGCGCCGGCTTTAAGCTTGCGGGCAATCTCAGGAGCGCTTCGGGTAATCAGGGTTGAAACATGGGGCCCGTCGATATGCCCCATGAAACTGTAATGGAAATCCGCCAAGGGGCCGATTATTTTTTCCTGCTGGAATTCATTCAGACGATCCAGGGGAAATACGATACTCATGTCTTTGTCCGCATCGGCATGGTCATAATAATCGTGGGTAATCATCAGGTCGGACAGGGAAGTCCCGGCGTTAATTTCCCGGTATGTCGGATCGCCGTCCGGGTCCTGCATGTCAAATGGCGTCTGGGTTTTATGGTGCACGCCGGCCGTTGTAATCAAGGCAACCCGGCTTTGATGGAGCGGCTTTGTTATTGGCGTCCAGGGGATGTCTTCCGACTCCCGGGGAATGTAGGAATCGACGAGGCGTTTGGCCAGGGATGGAAAACGGGTGATTATTCTGGCAACAATCTTATTTTTAATACGGGGATAGCTGAACACGCCCTATTCCTTTTCTTGACTTTTAATCTTTGTTTCTCCTATTTTATAAAACCATAATAGGCAAGCATCATCTTTTTTAACGGAGGGCTGAGACGATGACTGAAAATGTTCTGGTTTATTCGCTGAGCACCTGCAGCCACTGCAATGCGACCAAGCGCCTGTTGAGCGAGTGCAAGGTCGAGTATGTTTTCAAGGATGTCGATATGCTCAATGATCAGGACCGCAAAGCGGTTCTTGAGGATATTAAGGCGTTTAACCCCGAATGCTCATTTCCGACCATTGTGATCGGCAAGGCGGTGATTGTCGGGTATAATGAAAAAGAGATAATGGCGGCTCTGGGCATGGGGAAATCGGGAAAAAGCTTTTTGGCTAAAATCCTCGCTTTCTTTAAAAGGGGGTAATCTTCAATTTTCCCCTTCGATGCGGAACGGGATGCCGTTGCGGCAGGCCGTTAGGACCCGAGTTCACGGCCATGCGGTAATCGAATGGGAACCTGTTCTCTACGAGACACGATGGTTTCAATGATTGTAGGGATCGAGCTCCGTCTCGATCCGTAACGGAACGGGGTGGACCCGTTCCCTACAAATAATCGTAAATCGGGACGTAGGGATCGGCCTCCGTGCCGATCCGCAATGGAACAGGACAGAGCCTGTTCCCTACGAAAATTGTGGAATACGGAACGGGGTGGAACCCGTTCCCTACAAAAAATCGTAAATCAGGATGCAGGGATCGACGTCCCGGTCGATCCGCACCGGAACGGGGCGGCGCCCTTTGGCAGGGACCGGGTTCCGACTCGATCCGCATTCACCTCTTTCCCTTCGATACAGGCGGATTCTTTCATTAATTGATTCCTGCCGGCTGCGCGAAGGTATGCCTTGCAGACTTTACAGTCCGAACAGGTTCCCTTTTTGGCATAACGATCCATC from the Desulfobacterales bacterium genome contains:
- a CDS encoding glycine/sarcosine/betaine reductase selenoprotein B family protein, coding for MFSYPRIKNKIVARIITRFPSLAKRLVDSYIPRESEDIPWTPITKPLHQSRVALITTAGVHHKTQTPFDMQDPDGDPTYREINAGTSLSDLMITHDYYDHADADKDMSIVFPLDRLNEFQQEKIIGPLADFHYSFMGHIDGPHVSTLITRSAPEIARKLKAGATDIALLTPG
- a CDS encoding glutaredoxin family protein, whose protein sequence is MTENVLVYSLSTCSHCNATKRLLSECKVEYVFKDVDMLNDQDRKAVLEDIKAFNPECSFPTIVIGKAVIVGYNEKEIMAALGMGKSGKSFLAKILAFFKRG